One window from the genome of Dyadobacter sp. CECT 9275 encodes:
- a CDS encoding DUF4301 family protein produces the protein MFNENDIKQISDRGSDAAIVHEQIKYFIDGFPFLQLSKAATIGDGIISLTAEQIEEVVAEFDKSASDGDIALLKFVPASGAATRMFKSLFSFLQEGKRDKSVDEFFVKLKNFAFYEDLKASLSADGYDIETAEETTIVSYFLTNKGLGYGELPKGLLKFHNYPDRSRTPLEEHLVEGAKYANAGSNVQIHFTVSPEHRDKFEKLVVEVLPGYQSQFGVKYFVSFSEQKGSTDTIAVNLDNTPFREKDGSLLFRPAGHGALLENLGQLDADIIFIKNIDNVVPDSIKGDTIIYKKALAGVVLQYQKRIFDYLNRLSVSADDSLIQEIDSFFRNELCVIPPAAFDTWNASEKKEYLLKKLDRPLRACGMVKNQGEPGGGPFWAENSDGSLSLQVVESAQVDVDNPDQNAIFKNSTHFNPVDLVCAVKNKTGELYDLKKFRDPLTGFITGKSKDGKELKAQELPGLWNGAMADWNTLFVEVPLITFNPVKTVNDLLREQHQ, from the coding sequence ATGTTCAACGAAAACGATATTAAGCAGATCAGTGACCGGGGCAGCGATGCCGCAATTGTTCATGAACAGATAAAATATTTTATAGACGGGTTTCCCTTCCTTCAGTTGTCCAAAGCGGCTACTATCGGCGACGGTATCATAAGCCTTACCGCCGAACAGATTGAAGAAGTTGTGGCAGAATTTGATAAAAGCGCAAGCGACGGGGATATTGCCTTATTGAAATTTGTACCGGCCTCCGGGGCAGCAACGCGCATGTTCAAATCTCTTTTTAGTTTTTTGCAGGAAGGGAAACGCGACAAATCCGTTGATGAGTTTTTTGTCAAACTGAAAAATTTTGCCTTTTACGAAGATCTGAAAGCATCCTTATCTGCTGACGGGTACGATATTGAAACGGCGGAAGAAACGACTATCGTCTCTTATTTCCTCACCAATAAGGGTTTAGGATATGGAGAATTGCCAAAAGGCTTGCTGAAATTCCACAATTATCCCGACCGCTCACGTACACCCCTGGAAGAGCATCTTGTAGAAGGCGCCAAATACGCCAATGCGGGTAGTAATGTGCAAATTCACTTTACGGTGTCACCAGAGCACCGGGATAAATTTGAAAAGCTGGTGGTGGAGGTATTACCTGGCTATCAGAGCCAGTTTGGAGTCAAGTATTTCGTCTCTTTTTCGGAGCAAAAAGGTTCTACGGATACCATCGCTGTAAATCTGGATAATACCCCTTTCCGGGAAAAAGACGGCAGCCTGCTCTTCCGTCCCGCAGGCCACGGTGCATTACTGGAAAACCTGGGCCAGCTGGATGCAGATATCATTTTCATAAAAAATATTGATAACGTTGTTCCGGATAGTATTAAAGGAGACACGATTATCTACAAAAAGGCTTTGGCAGGTGTGGTACTGCAGTATCAGAAACGTATTTTTGACTATTTAAACCGCTTGTCCGTTTCGGCAGACGATTCGCTCATTCAGGAGATAGACTCCTTCTTCCGCAACGAACTTTGCGTCATACCACCTGCTGCCTTCGACACCTGGAACGCATCCGAAAAGAAGGAATATCTGCTTAAAAAACTGGATCGCCCGTTGAGAGCCTGTGGTATGGTCAAAAATCAGGGAGAACCGGGTGGAGGACCCTTCTGGGCCGAAAACTCTGACGGTTCGTTATCTCTTCAGGTGGTGGAATCGGCACAGGTGGATGTTGACAATCCTGATCAAAACGCCATATTTAAAAATTCGACTCACTTCAATCCTGTGGACCTGGTATGTGCCGTTAAGAATAAAACGGGGGAGTTATACGATTTAAAAAAATTCAGAGACCCCCTTACAGGGTTTATCACCGGGAAATCCAAGGACGGCAAGGAGCTGAAAGCACAGGAGTTACCCGGTTTGTGGAACGGCGCCATGGCCGACTGGAATACCCTTTTTGTGGAGGTACCGCTGATTACCTTCAACCCGGTAAAAACGGTAAATGATCTATTGAGAGAGCAACATCAGTAA
- a CDS encoding Lrp/AsnC family transcriptional regulator — MSAIIKLDQIDRKVLEILQTNAKITNAQLSKEIGLSPAPTLERVKKLEQSGIIKSYHAQLEPEKVGLGVSTFVQISLVGHRKAVTESFVEKIHAIPEVIECHHITGTGDFLLRVISKDISTYQKLMLEKINEIEEVASTQTMVILSTFKESKVLPIP; from the coding sequence ATGTCTGCCATAATAAAGTTAGACCAGATCGACAGAAAAGTCCTGGAAATTCTTCAAACCAATGCCAAAATCACCAACGCACAGTTATCAAAGGAAATAGGACTTTCCCCGGCGCCTACGCTGGAACGCGTTAAAAAACTGGAACAATCAGGTATCATCAAAAGTTATCATGCACAGCTGGAACCCGAAAAGGTTGGCCTGGGCGTAAGTACTTTTGTGCAGATATCCCTGGTAGGGCACAGAAAAGCGGTGACGGAGTCATTTGTAGAAAAAATCCATGCAATTCCCGAAGTGATCGAATGTCATCACATCACAGGTACAGGAGATTTCCTGCTGCGTGTTATCTCTAAGGACATCAGCACCTATCAGAAACTGATGCTTGAAAAAATCAATGAAATTGAAGAGGTAGCGAGTACACAGACAATGGTGATCCTGTCGACTTTCAAAGAAAGTAAGGTATTGCCAATACCCTGA
- the fcl gene encoding GDP-L-fucose synthase, with protein sequence MEKNAKIYIAGHRGMVGSAILRKLKSEGFTNFVVRTSSELDLRDQASVRTFFDAEKPEFVFLAAAKVGGIMANNIYRAEFLYDNLQIQNNIIDSAYRNGVKKLMFLGSSCIYPKLAPQPLNEDSLLTGVLEPTNEPYAIAKIAGIKMCEAYRSQYGCDFISVMPTNLYGPNDNYDLNKSHVLPAMIRKFHEAKEENKPVVELWGTGSPLREFLHADDLAAACYFLMQNYSEAGFLNIGVGSDVTIKELAELIQKIVGYEGAIHWNTDKPDGTPRKLMDVSKLHALGWKHSIELEEGIRMTYQDFLQKIETYAV encoded by the coding sequence TTGGAAAAAAACGCTAAAATTTATATTGCCGGCCACCGGGGAATGGTTGGTTCGGCAATTCTCAGAAAACTGAAGTCTGAGGGATTTACCAATTTTGTGGTTCGTACGTCTTCCGAACTTGACTTGCGGGATCAGGCATCTGTGAGGACATTTTTTGATGCTGAAAAGCCTGAGTTTGTTTTTCTGGCCGCAGCCAAGGTGGGAGGTATTATGGCCAATAATATTTACCGGGCCGAATTTCTTTATGACAACCTGCAGATACAAAACAACATCATAGACAGTGCGTACCGGAACGGCGTCAAAAAACTGATGTTCCTGGGTTCGTCCTGTATTTATCCCAAACTGGCTCCGCAGCCTCTCAATGAGGATTCCCTGTTAACCGGTGTGCTGGAACCAACCAACGAGCCTTATGCCATTGCCAAAATTGCCGGGATAAAAATGTGCGAAGCATACCGCAGTCAGTATGGCTGTGATTTTATTTCGGTGATGCCTACCAACCTCTATGGCCCCAACGACAACTATGACCTCAACAAGTCACACGTGCTGCCGGCAATGATCCGCAAGTTTCATGAAGCAAAAGAAGAAAACAAACCAGTGGTGGAACTGTGGGGAACGGGCTCTCCCCTGCGCGAGTTTTTACATGCCGACGACCTTGCTGCCGCCTGTTACTTTCTGATGCAGAATTATAGCGAGGCGGGTTTTCTGAACATCGGCGTGGGAAGTGATGTGACCATTAAGGAGCTGGCAGAGCTAATTCAAAAAATTGTTGGTTATGAGGGTGCAATTCACTGGAATACTGACAAGCCAGATGGTACCCCACGGAAGTTGATGGATGTAAGCAAACTTCACGCTTTGGGCTGGAAACACAGTATAGAGCTGGAAGAGGGAATCAGGATGACCTACCAGGATTTTCTGCAAAAAATTGAGACATATGCGGTATAA
- a CDS encoding toxin-antitoxin system YwqK family antitoxin, producing the protein MQRILRIGCLILVSFAGKSVAQTDKSKTSDPSWLPKETVKTDTSKGKHSNDLKSFISGLDPVVNASVPGAGNKSSSLSTLLGETIPDLGLRVKEYKGQKADRKRKKEKARLAKVQYEGIPMQAMSIKYGSGEKATIEIFHVLKEYKPINPYVLATNIRWYDKKSRRLSSSLIKDKEQALPLHGSYKKFSGENLIEEGYYYMGVRHARWLKYDAKYNLIDKSYWGKGFPAESRITYYDSTHTQIKEVLPVSYGKVEGEFLQFYKEGQLMASGKYQNGEKVGRWIEYYQFRRQRKKEIQYRKTFWDEGFEPFILREWDEKGKLFYDSSKDPRASVEEETEN; encoded by the coding sequence ATGCAAAGAATATTAAGGATCGGGTGTTTGATCCTGGTTAGCTTCGCGGGCAAAAGTGTTGCTCAGACAGACAAATCCAAAACTTCCGACCCCTCCTGGTTACCTAAGGAAACCGTTAAAACAGATACTTCCAAAGGAAAGCACAGCAACGATCTGAAATCATTTATTTCAGGGCTGGATCCGGTTGTCAACGCCTCTGTACCAGGTGCGGGCAATAAGTCGTCGTCGTTATCCACCTTGCTGGGAGAAACCATTCCTGACCTGGGCCTGCGCGTAAAAGAATATAAGGGCCAGAAAGCAGACCGCAAACGGAAAAAAGAAAAGGCAAGGCTGGCCAAGGTACAGTACGAAGGTATCCCTATGCAGGCCATGTCCATAAAATACGGAAGCGGAGAGAAGGCAACCATCGAAATTTTTCATGTCCTGAAGGAATACAAGCCCATCAACCCCTACGTACTGGCCACGAACATCAGGTGGTATGATAAAAAATCCAGGCGTTTAAGCTCCTCCCTGATCAAGGACAAAGAACAGGCGCTTCCACTGCACGGCTCCTACAAGAAATTTTCCGGTGAAAATCTGATCGAAGAAGGATACTATTACATGGGTGTGAGACATGCGCGCTGGTTGAAATATGATGCCAAATATAACCTCATCGACAAATCCTACTGGGGGAAGGGCTTTCCTGCCGAGTCTCGCATCACTTACTATGACTCCACCCATACCCAGATCAAAGAAGTACTTCCTGTTAGTTACGGAAAAGTGGAGGGAGAATTCCTTCAGTTCTACAAGGAAGGACAGCTGATGGCCAGCGGGAAATATCAGAATGGTGAAAAAGTAGGCCGCTGGATCGAATATTACCAGTTCAGAAGGCAACGCAAAAAAGAGATTCAGTACCGCAAAACCTTCTGGGACGAGGGATTTGAACCCTTCATTTTAAGAGAATGGGATGAGAAGGGAAAACTCTTTTACGACTCTTCCAAAGATCCGCGGGCCTCTGTTGAAGAAGAGACGGAAAATTAA